The following are from one region of the Quercus robur chromosome 1, dhQueRobu3.1, whole genome shotgun sequence genome:
- the LOC126726102 gene encoding fasciclin-like arabinogalactan protein 12 has protein sequence MTKQALFFSLSILLVLLFHCITTLGQPAAAPVQPANAPVQPAKAPVQPATPPVVQPAKAPAPVQSAKVPPTKKGVPDVTKILAKAGGFSVFIRLLKSTGVSDQLYGQLNNSNNGFTIFAPTDAAFSSLKAGTINSLSDLQKTQLVQFHILNTVVTLSNFQTLSNPVPTEAGDAGEFPLTVTTAGNQVNISSVLVNTTLGGTVYSDSQLNIYQVDQVLLPLDIFNPKPKHKAPASAPTLSKPKSLNNGADADADADADTPSVAAKVDESGALSLRRHGNGILMSIGAALVAFIVTKGL, from the coding sequence ATGACAAAACAGGCTCTCTTCTTCTCCCTATCAATTTTACTTGTATTACTCTTCCATTGCATCACAACTTTAGGCCAGCCCGCCGCAGCACCAGTCCAGCCAGCAAATGCACCAGTTCAGCCTGCAAAGGCTCCAGTCCAGCCTGCCACTCCACCAGTAGTTCAGCCTGCCAAGGCCCCAGCCCCAGTCCAGTCTGCCAAGGTCCCGCCCACAAAGAAAGGTGTCCCCGATGTCACCAAAATCCTTGCAAAGGCTGGAGGGTTCTCAGTCTTTATCCGCCTCTTAAAAAGTACCGGAGTGTCTGACCAATTATACGGCCAGCTCAACAATTCAAATAATGGCTTTACCATCTTTGCTCCTACTGATGCTGCATTTTCCAGCCTCAAAGCGGGCACTATAAACTCTTTGTCCGACCTACAAAAGACCCAACTAGTACAATTTCACATATTAAACACAGTAGTTACTCTGTCAAATTTCCAAACTCTGAGCAATCCAGTGCCCACAGAGGCCGGAGATGCTGGTGAGTTCCCACTAACCGTGACCACTGCTGGCAACCAAGTGAACATCTCTAGTGTTCTTGTTAATACCACGTTGGGTGGAACTGTGTATTCGGATAGCCAGCTTAATATTTATCAAGTGGATCAAGTGCTTCTTCCTCTTGACATTTTTAATCCTAAGCCAAAGCATAAGGCACCGGCCTCGGCACCAACATTGTCAAAGCCTAAGTCTTTGAACAATGGTGCAGATGCAGATGCGGATGCAGATGCAGACACTCCTTCTGTTGCTGCAAAAGTGGATGAGTCTGGAGCACTGAGTCTCAGGAGGCATGGAAATGGAATATTGATGTCCATTGGAGCTGCTCTGGTTGCATTCATTGTCACGAAGGGACTTTGA